The segment CTGAACCCCTGGGAACCAGCCTCACTGAGAGGTCTGCTGAgcatgccacccccacccccatcccgccCCTTGGTTCGTAGACTCCCTTGTATTAGCCTTCCACCTGCATCCCCTCTGGGACTGATCCCATCCTGGTAACAGGCCAGTTGCATGGTACAACCATCAGCTCAGGAAAAGGTCACTCCTCCGAGTCCCACCGCTTTTCAGAAAGGAGCTGTACCTTCATCTCTGTTTCCCAGCACAGAAAAGTACTTGTTTGCTGAACGGATGGTTGAATCAAAGATGGATGTGTCCCTGTTCACTCTTGCCCACTGACTTTGTTCTCTGAAAGCACATACATTCTGAACCACTCATTGGCTCCcctcatttctatgcaaattgcCTGTCTACCAAACTAGATCCCAAGACCTTAAGGGCCTGTCTCCCATTTATCTGTAACCTCCACACCTGGTGCCCAGTGGTGGGCGTTGTCACGTGTCAGAACAGGCGAAGGCCCAGCGTTGCTGATGGAGGCGTTGGAGGGTAGACATACCCAAGGACTAACTGACCAGCCATGGTTTGCTTTGCTCTCCAGGGGGCTGTTGTGGTTCCGACTATAAACAGTATGTGTTTGGCGGCTGGGCCTGGGCTTGGTGGTGTATCTCCGACACTCAGAGGTAAGGGCCTGGGGGCTGGCAATCGGGCATCCTGGTGGGCAGGGGAGAAGAGGGTCTCCTTAACCCCCTTCATGCCACTTGAGCTAGAGCATCTACCACTTGCTGCATTCCACTCTAGTTGGGGGGACCTCCTAAGAGGCAGGTGGAGTGGGTTacatggggaggcaggagggctgTCTGTGAGCAGCTCTTCCTTGGTGGCTGTGCTTTTTTTCCAGTGAAAGCATCACTTCTGCCCCAGGCAATTCAGGCAGAACCCTAACGCCCTGATTCTAGCTCAGAATTATTCACGAACCCTTAATAACACACCTGTTTGGAGTGGTCCTAGGAAGGAGGAAAGGCTTGAAGAGACCCCTGCCCTGTGCAGATCCTGGGACAATGCAGGCAGGGGCTAAATGGCAGAGGATGGTTATAGTCTGAAGGGGCACTGTGTATTAAAGCAAGGGATACGGATCTAAGGAATTGGCACCGGGGCTGGGCAAGATGGGTCTGGACCTCCTCCATCAGTCTGGAGAGACTCAGAAGGGGAAAGGAGATTTCAGCTCAGGCTCTACCTGCTGGCTTTCCCAGAGCCCGGGGCAAGGCTAGACTTGGGCCCAAGCCTCTTCTGTCCCCCTCACTGCCCACCCAGGAAGAGATGAGGCTGGCCGGCCACCTCTCCACCAGCAACCCCTTCCTGATTATGGGAGATCAGGGGAGGGGCCCAGATTCTTCCAGGCCAGGAACCAGGCGACACAGGCAGCAGAGCTATGAAAGCGCAGGCCCATTGGCAGGGGTGGCGGTCCTGTGAAGGGGAAGCAGTGGAGATTCCAGTGGAAATCCCCCTGTATCCCAGGTGGCAGAGAGACGCCCCATGGCGGCAGGGAGTCTGAGGGTGTTGGCTGAAGTCAGGGGCATGGGAAGCATGTCACAACGATTTAACTTATCTCTCCTAACCCCCTCCACTGCCCATCTCTCCCCGCTCTTAGCCCTGCCTCAGTTGAGGGATCTTGGGAAACTCTTCTGGCCCAAGGTCAAAAGTGTTCAGAAAGCAATTAGTAGTGGTCACAAGATCCTCTCAGGATCCTAAGATTCCTGAGGGGGCCAGCTGGCCTGACAGGAGCCATGGGTTCCCTCTCCAGAGACACTgtcacctcccaccccacacccGCCACACAGTCCTGGGACAGCAGAGTGTCTCGTCCAAACTCCTCGACGTACAGCCGGGCCTAGAGAGTATCCGCTTGCCCCGAGACCTGTCCTGCCAGGCGTCCACTGACACCCCAGAGGCCCTTTCTGCACACCGTGGTTGGTCCCCTCCCGCTTCCTGCTCCCGGGAGCAGAGCCCCAAGACAGCAGGGCCCAGCTTCTCTGACGTCAGGTTTgaaggtgaggggtgggggcttATGCCTCATCCTCGGGGCGGCTCTCCCACACCCTGGCTCAGCATCTCCTTCTGGGCCCACAGGCAGGGCCCACTCTTAGGTTCCTGGGGCAGCCCCTTCCCTGTCCCCTGGTCTGCTGCAGGGGCGTCTCCCCCAGCGGGGACCCTTGTTTCCCCGAGACCGGCAGGTGCTTCCTAGGTCAGAGTGGAGGTCTAGGTTTCTAATCCAGCCTTCCATTTGAGGTCCTTTCCACAGCCATCCTCCATGTCACCTGCCTTCAGTGTCAGCTGTTCTTCTCCAGACTCAGTGAGGTCTCTCCTGCTGTCCTTTGCTGCCATGCCCTGTCCTGTCCTGAGGCCCCGATGGGGGCAGCTGTCTCTCCCTGACCTGAGCGGTTCCTCCACTTCTGGCATCTGAGCTgcagcctccctcctccccacttcctccccctcccccctccttttctctcccccCTCTTTCcagtctccctcccctcccccttcctcctcctccccactctccccCTTTCctatctccttccctctctcctcccctccctccctctctttcctgtctccctcccttctctccatcccctccttcctcttcccccccaccctcccatctttcctgtctccctccctcctccctctccccctcccccaccctccctctttcctgtctccctccctcctccccatcctctcctccctctcccccctccccttcccctcctccccccaccctttctccctctttcctgtctccctccctcctccccacttcctccccctcccccctccccctcctccccctccttttctctcccccCTCTTTCCAGTctacctcccctcccccttcctcctcctccccaccctccccctttcctgtctccttccctctctcctcccctccctccccctctttcctgtctccctccctcctccccatcccctcctccttctaccccctcccctcctcctcctccccccaccctccccctttcctgtctccttccctctctcctcccctccctccccctctttcctgtctccctccctcctctccatcccctcctccctcttcccccccacctccccctctttcctgtctccctccctcctccccctccccaccttccctcccctcctccccctccctccctctgtcctcccctcccccatcctccccctctttcctgtctccctctccttccccaaagAGAGCTTGATGGGTGCCTGTCTGAGCTGGGTCTGCTGTCCTCTCAGCCTGAGGGTGCTGTTagggaggggctggaaggcagtcAACCTGTGTACATGCGCATGGCTGGAGAGTGGGGGGACCCACATTGCCTCCTGCTCCCCGTCCCCCCACTACACTTGCTTCTGCTCCTTCACCTCagcctctgccctccctccctctggtTTAAGGAAACCTTCTGCGCTGTCCACAGGCTGGCCTCTGCCTGGTCCAGCACCCAGCACACACGGGCACACACCCTGCCCCAGGGAGGCCCAGGTAGCTTCCACGCACCTTTTCTTTGCCATGACTCTGCCCGTGCCCAACTCTGGAAGTGAGTGACTCCCAGTTGTCCCTGTGAATATTGGCAGGGGTGCACACACTTCTCCCCTTCCCAGCCTTCCTTGACACATCCCACCACCGCAAATCAGAAAATCCAAAAATTGCTTTAGACTCTTCTGGCCCTAAATTGCCTTCTTAGGGATAAGTAGTACAGGCCTTGAGGGTTTGTGCCCTGAGCAGGATTCGGTATTTGCTGTGGCTCATGAACCCTCCAGAgtggcctcccccacccccaccccagtttcTGGAAACACAGGCTTGCCTCCATCTGGAGCATGGAGCTCAGGCTGCCAGCCAGACTGTGCCAGGAATCTCCTGGGAAAGTGAGGCGGTGGGTAGCTCTGGTGCCCTGCGCACAGGCAACCTCCCAACCTCAGGTCATGGGCCCAGGGCATCAGCAGGCTTTACCTCCAGCCCAGCAGCTTCTTGCTGGAAAGGTGTGGGGGCTGGAGAAGAGACCCAGAGGCCTCAGGCCAGCGCAGGGGTGTCTCTGGTCCCCTAAGGCCCAGCCGAGCTGGCAGTGGGAGATGGGAGCTGAAGTTTTGAGAgcgaccccacccccaccccccaggcctcAGGCATCCGGTGCTTGTCTGGTAACCACTGTGTGTGTTTGCTGtgtcccctccttcccttcctgtccctacctctccctccctcccccccggCTGCTCCTCAGACTGTCTCTGGAGGTTATGACCATCCTGTGTCGCTGTGAGAATATTGAGACGTCGGAGGGGGTCCCGCTATTCGTAACAGGGGTTGCACAGGTAATAACCCGCCTGCTTCCTCCTCTGTGTCTAACCTCCTCTCTTCCCACCCTGTGGGGGCCTGGCAGACTCCAGATGGACTCCCTTTTCCTGAGAGCGCacctccctgccctctgctcccaccaccactgctctggGTGGCCGCGTGGAGCCTCTAGGGTCCCCCACTCCCTTGTCCCAGCTCATGGGGGGCTGCGAGTGGGGAGAGAGAGTGAGGGCTTCTGGGAGCTCTGCCCAAGTCTGTCAGGGGGTGTCTTTGGACGCCAAGCCTACATTGAGAGTAAGCTGAGGCGGGAGAAGACACAGGCCCTTTTGTGACAGAGGTGGGCTATCCAGGTCGGGAGGGGTCTATCCTAAAGACTCCTGCAGGAGTCCTAGTCCTCAGGCATCACAGAGCTCTGTGTCCTGCGCCTTCTCCAGGCCAACACCCTCCTCCCTGCTGCACCAGAAGAACCGGTCCCCTGGGGAGTTATGTTCATCTCACCCCTTGACTGCTTCCAACCTCCTTGACAGGCCTGAGCAAAAAGAGCCAAGGCCATTCCCTGCCCCTGATTCTCTTTCGAGAGGCCTTTGAGCAGCTCTCTTTGTCACCAGActtcagcttccccatctgcGAAAGGGGGAGAATCaagccctctctgagccttgtaGGAATATTAGAAAGGCAAGTAAAGCAATGTGAAGGTGCTCGCTTTGGGATTTTCAGAAAAGAAGTGCTCGAGGAACGCCATCTGTATCACAGACTTGATCTCACCTGGGAAAGCAAGCGACCTGCTGTCTCCCTCCTCACCGCCAAACAGCCCTAGAGATGAAACCCTTTCCTGAGCCAGGGCATTTAGCAGCGCAGGTTCCCATCCTCATTGGTCCATTTGCCAGCTCCCCGCTGAGCGTCTTGTCAGCTCCAGGCACAGCGGAGGCAGCGAGGCAGCGATGGACACGAGAAAGCCCCTGCCCCTCAGAGCCTGCATGCTGGCGGGTCCCCAGGCCAGAAGAGACCTACATGTCACCTTACTCATCCTCCACCCTCCCATGAAATTGTCCTTCAGCTTCTCAGGCAAAACCCAGCACCCCCACACCCTGCCTCACCCAACCTCGTATCCTTAATGGGGAAGAAGACTGTCCCTATCACACCCACCACTCATCACTATGGAAGGGCAGACTTCAGGGCAGAGAAGAAGCCCAGAGCCCCTTTGTGTGGGATATGTAGGGGCCAAGCCTCCCTCGACACCCCACCTAGCAGCCTCGTCTCCCTCCAAGCCCACACTCCACTTGAAATAGCTAATACCCAGGTCCCTTTTCAACTGGGTGATGTGAACCCTTGAAGACTCAGGGCATCTGGGCAGAACCTTCCTTGGCCCCGAAGCTCTAGCATGCCCCAGCCTTTTCCTACACTGGCCGCATCTGGCCCCAACCCCAGAGAGCAGGCTTCCACCCTTGGCCTGGTGCCAGGTAGAGGGACCCggcagggctcccctggtggggTGGGGCAAACACAGGATCACCTCCATCTTGACCCAGCAGTGGGCATACTCCCAGCATGCTAGGTACGAGGCAGCTTTCTCAGCAGCCTCCAGGGCACTCTGGGGTGCTGAGCATGCCCAGGGAACAGGCAAAGGCCTCTGGGGGATGGTCAGATGGTACCCACAAATATAGCCTGGAGGACCAGCACTTACGTGCTGTTCCAGGACACACATGGCCACGCCAAGACTCTTGCCCACACTACCCCCAGCCCCCCGGCCCAGACCACCCCTGACAGCTCCTACTTCCTCTCCCGCTCTTCCAGCCAGGCTGATGTGAGCAGAGGACACATGTGCACATGGGAGGCACACGACACTCCTTTCACTGAGCCATCTGCACCCTGGCCCTgccttcccacccctctcctcctcACACACTTCCAGCTCCGACTCCTTGGAGAGCCCaccctctctgtctcctgcagcAGGACCCCCCTGGCCCGTCCCAGCCGGCACAGTGAGATGTCAAAGTCTTTCCCCACACCCCAGGCCCTGGGCCCCCAGACCCATGGCCcctgttttgcatttcttggcAGGATTTCCCTAGAGATTATGACGTTGCAGCCCCGCTGTGAGGACGTAGAGACGGCCGAGGGGGTAGCTTTAACTGTGACGGGTGTCGCCCAGGTATAGTAACTCAGCAGCCCCGCGCATGTCCGTTGAGCTGCCTCGTTCCCACGCTGGGGTTTGGGGTGGGAACGAGGAGAGGCCGGCAGCCAGGGGCAGTCTCTCCAGCGGCCCCGCCCACGCCCGCCCCCCTTCCCAGAGAGGGTCGTCGCCACTGGAACTTGCACTCAGCCTCTCGGCCACCCAGCAGGACTAACAAGACACCCCTTCTCTCCCCAGAGGGCCAGCGGAGGACAGAAGCAGTGCCGGGGCTCCTGTGTCACTAACCCCTCCCCGTTCTTTGCAGGCGTCAGAAATGCCAAGCCCCAGAACCCGGGCCTCCCCTGACCCCTGGGTAGGGGGCTGCAGGGTGGGGACCAGAGGGCGAGGCCACATGAGGCCAGGGAGctctgggctctggagtcagagctGCGTTATATTCCCAGCCCGGTGACTGGGCGAGGGGCTTCCTGCTCTCCAGAGGTCCTCACAGGGCAGGTTCAGCCATCTCAAAGGCCCCTGGTGCAGGAGTGGTTGACTTGGTGCcttgggaaagaaagaagaggatgcCTTCCCCTGGTGATGGACCACAGACCTGTCTCCTGCTCTCTCCTGGCTCTCTTTCCTAGTCTGTCTGTCTGCACCCCTATTGCTCATTCTCCTTTTTGCAGAGACCTGCAGGCTGAGGGGCCTAGAGTGGACTGGAGGGGTTGGTGGTGGGGAGGAACCCAGAATGTCCAGAAGAGAGGCCCTGGCAGAGCCTGGGGCtgccagtgaaagtgaaatttctcAATATGAGTTCTTTGTGTTTTCTCCCTGCTGGAGGCCTCAGCagaccccaccccctcccaccaccacccccttcccCCTGAGGCCTCCAGGTCCTAAAAAGGAGGGGAGGGGTACCAACTGCCACCATCCTCCTGGGTCTGGGGCCTCCGTCTGCCTGCCTCCAGCCTGGCTCAGACTTCTCTGTGACTACCGGCAGGTGAAGATCATGACCGAGAAGGAGCTCCTGGCTGTGGCCTGTGAGCAGTTCCTGGGCAAGAGCGTGCAAGACATCAAGAACGTCGTCCTGCAGACACTGGAGGGACACCTGCGCTCCATCCTCGGTGAGGCCCTGCCTGGCCCAGGGACCCCTCTTCCTCTGCCACCTGCGAGGAGCCACACAGCATTCCTGAGCCAAGGCCAGGGAGGGGACAGGGGGCCTTGGACAGGCGGGCCTGTCAGTCCCACTGAGAGGCTTCTAGCAGAAAAGCTGACAGGTTTTCCATCATGTATTTCCTTTCAAAACATCAGGAGACTCGAGTGAAGAAGAGAGCATAGAGATGGGGCTGAGTGACTGACTGTCAGTTAGGTCAGGCACTTAGTGCTGCTTGGGGCACTTTTCCTCATCCTGCCCAGACCCTGCAGGAGGAGACTCAGTGTTAGAAGAAACCCACCAGGGACTtccccgggtggtccagtggccaagactgcGCTCCCGAGGCAGGgagcccagattcgatccctggtcagggaactagatcccacatgccatgaacttaagagttcacatgctgccgctaagatcccacatgctacagggaagacccagcacagccagatagAAAGAAACCtagaaagacccagcacagaccacGCGACCCCTGTCTACACTCAGACCTCTCCCTGGCTGGCTCCTCCCTTTCCCAAGCTGGCTGGGCCTCTGGGGAGCCAGCACACGATCCTTCTGCCCCCAGGGACCCTGACAGTGGAGCAGATTTATCAGGACCGGGACCAGTTTGCCAAGCTGGTGCGGGAGGTGGCAGCCCCTGATGTCGGCCGCATGGGCATCGAGATTCTCAGCTTCACCATCAAGGTGCAGTGTGGCGGGAAGGCTGTGGCCCCCGTGTCCTTTCATGCGTGGTGTGGGAGCTTGGCAGGAGGGGCCCCTTTATGCCTCTGACTATTCCCAGGGACgacttccccttccctccccaggacGTGTATGACAAAGTGGACTATCTGAGCTCCCTGGGCAAGACACAGACTGCTGTGGTCCAGAGAGATGCCGACATCGGAGTAGCCGAGGCCGAACGGGACGCAGGCATCCGGGTATGTGGGCTTGCCTTCCCAGCCTCGAGGATGAGGGAGCGCAGAGGTGGTGGAAACCCCGGTTACTCAGGGGGACCCTCAGCACCTGTCCCTCCTGCTCCCAGGAAGCCGAGTGCAAGAAGGAGATGTTGGACGTGAAGTTCATGGCTGACACCAAGATCGCTGACTCCAAGCGAGCCTTCGAGCTGCAGAAGTCGGCCTTCAGCGAGGAGGTCAACATCAAGGTGAGAAGCTGCTGGGCGTCCCGGGGTTGGGGCTCAAAGCCCAGGATTGTGGCGGCCAGCCGCTGACATGCTGACCACCCTCCCCCGCCACAGACGGCTGAGGCCCAGCTGGCTTATGAGCTGCAAGGGGCGCGTGAGCAGCAGAAGATCCGTCAGGAAGAGATTGAGATCGAGGTCGTGCAGCGCAAGAAGCAGATTGCCGTGGAGGCGCAGGAGATTCTGCGCACCGACAAGGAACTCATCGCCACCGTGCGCTGCCCCGCCGAGGCCGAGGCCCACCGCATACAGCAGATCGCAGAGGGCGAGAAGTAGGTGCCGCTGGGGGCCCCCGCTTTAGTCTGGCTCCTCTGCCACCTGGGCACCCCCCCCACTCCTGGCCAAGCTTGGAGGCCCCCACGCCTGCTTCCTCACTGGGAAGTAGGGTTAACCCGCCTGCCCCATGGGATTGCTGTTAGGAAGACTGAATTAGGTGCTAGAGGTTTAAGGGCCTGATGTGGTGCTTGGCACAGAGGGCACCCAGGTAGGTCCCCTCTCCAATCTGGCCTCTTGGAGCCAGTGCCCTCTTCCAGGCCAGAGCCAGAAGGCCAGGGCACTGCCCTCATGGGTCCCTCACCCCTGACACCTGCCAAAGTTGGGGGCTCGAGGGTTCGCTGGCCCCCAGGCAAGGCTTAAGGGACCCCTGGCACTTCCCACTGACCCTGCCCGCCCAAACTCCCCCAGGGTGAAGCAGGTCCTCCTGGCTCAGGCAGAAGCAGAGAAGATCCGCAAAATCGGGGAGGCAGAGGCGGCAGTCATTGAGGCAAGGGGCAAGGCAGAGGCTGAGCGGATGAAACTCAAGGCCGAGGCCTACCAGAAATATGGAGACGCAGCCAAGATGGCCTTGGTGTTGGACGCCCTGCCCCGGGTAAGGCTCCCACCCAAGGCTGGGACTGGCTGGGCAAGTGCCGGACTTCTCTGGGCCTTGTCAGTGACACAGCAGCAGGATGGCTGGGAGGGTCAAATGGGGAAGTACTCAGCGGTATGGGGAAGAACTCTGCAACAGGCCTAGGCTCATCCCTAACCCAGGGGACCATCTGACCTTTATTGCAAATAAGGGCCACCCAGGCTGCGTTGGGATGGGGTGAGGTGGAAATGAGGGAGAGATGCTGGATGGGGCAGGTAGATGGAGTCCGAGTGGCAACCAGCTCTCCTCTCACCCTGCCTCCTAGATTGCTGCCAAAATTGCCGCCCCACTGACCAAAGTCGATGAGATTGTGGTCCTCAGTGGGGACAACAGCAAGGTGACATCAGAAGTGAACCGACTGCTGGCCGAGCTGCCCGCCTCTGTGCATGCCCTGACGGGCGTGGACTTGTCTAAGGTGGGTGTCTCGCTGTCTGCGGTGGGTTGCCCAGGCAGAGTGGTGGGGGCCCTGAAGCCAAGGCCTCATGGCATCTCCCATCCTTGCAGATACCGCTGATCAAGAAGGCCACCGGTGCACAGGTGTGAGGTCTCATCGGCCCACACCCTTCAGCAGCTACCGCCCCCACCTTCAGCACCCGTTTTAATACCACAGGGACAACGGGAACGTCACTGACTCTGGTGCCTTATTCTGTAGGGACCAGAAGTGCTGCGTGTTCAGGCCTCTGGCTgtcttcctttctcctctgtctctgtctgtctccccctcttctcctccatccCACAGCCTCACTTTCACTGCCACGACTGTCTGGTTTGTCTCTTGCACCCTTATCTCCTGTACGTCTCTTCctttgtctgtctttttctctccctctctcctctcaccCTCTACACACATCATGTAGTTTAAATTGAAGATGTTTATTACAATCActgtcttgtctgtctgtggGGGTGGCCCTGCTGCTCCCAAGAATCCTGGTGCCTTGAAGTTTTCTGTGCTTCTGTCCatcgccgcccccccccccaccctatGGCCCCAGCCAGAGCTTCAGCATGGGTGCAGGGATTCTGGGGATGACGGCCACCCTGTCCTCTCCTGGCCTGGTCTTCCCAGCCCAAAACCTGCCCCCAGGAAGTCCCCAGCCTCACCCACTCCAGCCCTTCTGGGCCCAAGTAGCTGTGGCTGCAGGCCCAGGGCCATCGCCCTCTGCCaacccctgcccagccccaggccTGCTCTCGTACCTCACCTCTCTCTCCTGCGCCCACGGGCACAGAGGCGAGGCCTCCTGTGTAGAGCAGCTCCCTCTGTTTACTACTGCCTTAGGAGGCCCCTGCTCGTGCTCAGGGAATCCCCTTCCCTGGAGTGGGGCTTGGTCCCAACTCTGCTAAGCCTTTCTGGGATCAGGATCCAGCCCTTCTGGGGAATAGAAAATGTACAGACCCCCTTCCTACCAGGGCTGTGCTGCCCTGAGTATCAGGCCGGGCCCTTCCAGTGGTCAGAGCTGTGCCAGCCCTGTACAGAATCGAGTGCCGTAGGCTGGCCGGAATCCTTCCCTGCTCGTGCCGGCTTGCTTCCTGGCCAGAAATGATCAGGCTCCAGCTGTGGGGAAGCAGCCCGGTCCTCTGTCTCCTTGCTTCAGAGGAGGCAGAAGAGCCCAGGGCCCCAGCATCCCTGCAGGGACGCTGCGGGTATCCTGTGGTCCTGGTCCCCCACCCCTCGCCCTGCCCCAGCCTGTGTTCCTGCATGTGGATGCTGCATGTCCGGTCTGGGGCTTGGATGCTGCACTGCCCCACTGCCTGTCCCTTCTGGTAAAATAAAGATCTGGTTATGCCCACGCCCTGTACTGTGTCTTTTGTGAGGAGAGAGACTGAACCCGCCCACACATCCCTTCAGCCTAAAGGCTACACATTGCCTGTTCTTCCCCACCCTCGACACTGGGGGGCAGCAGCACCCTGGCCTTGCCCTCAGCTTCCTGGAACAGGGCAGCCATTGCCCAGGTGCTGAAGCCAGATCTGAGCCTTGGGAGACCCGGCTCCACTGCAGACACAAGATGTAAGGGGCTGCCAGGTTCACTGCCCCTCTTGCTCATTTTGAGCCCCACtcggtgcaaccaaaaaaaaaaaaaaaaaaaaaaagggagtatTGCAATGATACCAATTCTCTAAAATTGGTCTATAAATTCAGtataatcccaatcaaaatcccaagAAATTTTTCATCGACAGAGTAATTCTGAAGTTATGGGGAAATGCCAAAGGAATAAGAATAATCAAGACAAGCTTGAAAAAGAGTGAAGTGAGAGGATTCAAACTTAGACggcaagacattaaaaaaaagtgaaaatgttagttgctcagtggtgtccaactgtttgtgaccccacagactgtagccgccagactcctctgtgggaTTGTCCATGgcaactggagtgggctgccatttccttttttagtAATTAAGACTgtgtgatactggcacaaagtACACCAATGATTACATTGAGAAGAACAGAAAATCCAGTAATAGACCCACACTTATTTTATGACTAAAATGACAATGCAGAGCTGTGGGGAAAGGACTGTCTTTTTGATAAAAGATCCTGGAGATCTGGGGGAGAAATGATTCTTGACCTTAAACCTCACCTTGTACACAAAATCAGTTCCAGATGGATTGTAGATCTAAATGTGAAAAGTAAAATGGTAAAACATatagaaaataacagaatattGTCATGACCTTAGGataatcaaaaaaattttaaaacaatgcagaaatcaataaatataataaaagaagGAGCTCCCCAATGGGAATTGgcactcttcattgcagtggcctgggttcaatccctagtcagggaactaagatcctacaagtcatagggtgcagccaaaaataaaaacaagaatatcTGTTTATTAAAAGATATACTAATCTCCAAGGAATTatgcatagcaaaaaaaaaaatatgtactacATGTGAAAGTAGAAGTGTTAgttattaagttgtgtctgactcttggtgaccccatagactgtaacctgccaagttcctctgtccagagaattatctaggcaagaatactggagtgggcagccattcccttctccagggattcttcctgacccagggatcaaacctggggtctcctccgttgcaggcagattctttactgtctgagccaccagggaagtccatatgtaCTACATACATGATTCCAACTATTAATATAAagcctttatttttaattgtggtaaagtacacaTAACAAAATTTATCATCTTCACCAATTTTAAGCTTTcatttcagtggcattaagcaTATTTACATTATTATGTAACCGTCACTGCCATCCATCTTCCAGAACATTTTGCATTTTGTAAAACTGAACCTCTATCCCTGTTCAGCATTAACTCCCCATCCCTCTCTGTCCCCCGCCCCTGGCAAACACCaacctactttctgtttctatggatttgaCTACAGAGCTCACAGAAGTGAGATCTTGGAACAGTTGCCCTTtcgtgactggcttcttttacttagcataatattctcaAGGCTGAACAACATCCCATtgtatgtatacaccacattttgcttatgcattcatctgtcgataagcacttggattgtttccatgttttagctattgtttggggttttgttttttttccctgaccagggattgaactcttggcCTCTGCAGTAAAagcgctgagtcttaaccaccggacagCCAAggaattttctgtaattttttgagGCAGTGTACTCTTTTCCACAGAAGTTGCTTCTTTTTACATACCCATCacctaccaacagtgtaaaa is part of the Bubalus kerabau isolate K-KA32 ecotype Philippines breed swamp buffalo chromosome 4, PCC_UOA_SB_1v2, whole genome shotgun sequence genome and harbors:
- the FLOT2 gene encoding flotillin-2 isoform X1; the encoded protein is MGNCHTVGPNEALVVSGGCCGSDYKQYVFGGWAWAWWCISDTQRISLEIMTLQPRCEDVETAEGVALTVTGVAQVKIMTEKELLAVACEQFLGKSVQDIKNVVLQTLEGHLRSILGTLTVEQIYQDRDQFAKLVREVAAPDVGRMGIEILSFTIKDVYDKVDYLSSLGKTQTAVVQRDADIGVAEAERDAGIREAECKKEMLDVKFMADTKIADSKRAFELQKSAFSEEVNIKTAEAQLAYELQGAREQQKIRQEEIEIEVVQRKKQIAVEAQEILRTDKELIATVRCPAEAEAHRIQQIAEGEKVKQVLLAQAEAEKIRKIGEAEAAVIEARGKAEAERMKLKAEAYQKYGDAAKMALVLDALPRIAAKIAAPLTKVDEIVVLSGDNSKVTSEVNRLLAELPASVHALTGVDLSKIPLIKKATGAQV
- the FLOT2 gene encoding flotillin-2 isoform X2; translated protein: MGNCHTVGPNEALVVSGGCCGSDYKQYVFGGWAWAWWCISDTQRLSLEVMTILCRCENIETSEGVPLFVTGVAQVKIMTEKELLAVACEQFLGKSVQDIKNVVLQTLEGHLRSILGTLTVEQIYQDRDQFAKLVREVAAPDVGRMGIEILSFTIKDVYDKVDYLSSLGKTQTAVVQRDADIGVAEAERDAGIREAECKKEMLDVKFMADTKIADSKRAFELQKSAFSEEVNIKTAEAQLAYELQGAREQQKIRQEEIEIEVVQRKKQIAVEAQEILRTDKELIATVRCPAEAEAHRIQQIAEGEKVKQVLLAQAEAEKIRKIGEAEAAVIEARGKAEAERMKLKAEAYQKYGDAAKMALVLDALPRIAAKIAAPLTKVDEIVVLSGDNSKVTSEVNRLLAELPASVHALTGVDLSKIPLIKKATGAQV
- the FLOT2 gene encoding flotillin-2 isoform X3 yields the protein MTLQPRCEDVETAEGVALTVTGVAQVKIMTEKELLAVACEQFLGKSVQDIKNVVLQTLEGHLRSILGTLTVEQIYQDRDQFAKLVREVAAPDVGRMGIEILSFTIKDVYDKVDYLSSLGKTQTAVVQRDADIGVAEAERDAGIREAECKKEMLDVKFMADTKIADSKRAFELQKSAFSEEVNIKTAEAQLAYELQGAREQQKIRQEEIEIEVVQRKKQIAVEAQEILRTDKELIATVRCPAEAEAHRIQQIAEGEKVKQVLLAQAEAEKIRKIGEAEAAVIEARGKAEAERMKLKAEAYQKYGDAAKMALVLDALPRIAAKIAAPLTKVDEIVVLSGDNSKVTSEVNRLLAELPASVHALTGVDLSKIPLIKKATGAQV